In the Sphingobium sp. Z007 genome, GCGGAGAGCGATTCCACATAGCGCCGCTGTCCTTCGGCATAGATGGTGTCGAAGGCGAGGGAGCTTTTGCCGGAGCCGGACAGGCCGGTGATGACGATCAGGCTGTCGCGGGGCAGATCGACGTCGACGCCCTTGAGATTATGCTCGCGCGCGCCGCGGACGGAGATGTGGGTGAGGCTCATAAGGGGCGTTGTTCCAGATTTGTTCTGATGGGGCAAGCGTGGGCGCCCCGCACATGACGAAAGATAGGAACGCGGGCGCGGCAGGGAAAGATGCCTCGTCCTCGGCAGCCCAAATCGATTGGAATAGCAGGCGGCACCTGGCCATCGCTCCTGCCATAGGAAGAATGGCCAGGTCCGTCCGAATTCAAACGATCAGGAAGTCAGCTGCGGACAGGTTGAGCTGGGCTGTTAAGGTAGCGAACTGGATGGCAGAGCCGCCGCCTGCCCCGTCCATATCGAACGACAAGGCCCCTGTCTGATTGTCATAGATGATCCGATCGGAAGCATCGCCCGCCTGGCTGCCGGTCTGGAAGGCGGACGCGGACAGGGGGCCGTCAATAAGCCCGGCGAATATGCTGTTGTCGATCAGGATCTTGTCGACGCCAACGGTGAAATCGGAGATGCGGTCGATATTGGTGGCGCCCAGTTGCGATGCGAACAGGAACTGGTCGCTCCCGGTGCCACCGATCAGGGTGTCTGCGCCCAAGCCGCCGGCAAGCCTGTCGTCCCCGCCCAATCCTGAAAGGGTATTGATGCCGCTATTGCCGTTAATAGTCTGAGCCAGGCTGTTGCCGGTGCCATTGATATTTTGCGAGCCGGTCAGCGTCAGCGTTTCCACCTGGATGCCGGACAATGAATAGGAAACCGTGGAATAGACAAGATCGGTGCCGCCATTGGCCCCTTCCACCACAATGTCGCCGACATTATCGACATAGAATATGTCATTGCCGTTGCCGCCGACCATGCGGTCGGTATCGGTTCCGCCGATCAGCGTGTCGTTACCATCGCCGCCATTGAGAATATCGTTCCCACCGAGGCCCGACAGGATGTTATTGCCGTCATTGCCGTTGATGGTCTGCACAAGGCTGTCGCCGGTGCCGTTGATATTCTGCGAACCGGTCAGCGTCAGGGTTTCGGCCTGGATGCCGGACAGGGAATAGGAAACCGTGGCATAGACGAGATCGGTGCCGCCATTGGTCCCTTCCACCACCACATCGCCGAGATTATCGACATAGAATATGTCGTTGCCCAGACCCCCGACCATGCGGTCGGCCCCGGTGCCGCCAATCAGAGTGTCATTGCCATCGCCGCCATTGAGGACATCGTCCCCACCCAATCCAGACAGGATGTTATGGCCGCTATTGCCATTGATGGTCTGCACCAGGCTGTTGCCGGTGCCGTTGATATTCTGCGAGCCGGTCAGCGTCAGGGTTTCGACCTGGATGCCGGATAGCGAATAGGAGGCACTGGTGTAGGCATGGTCGGAGCCGCCATTGGCGCCTTCCACCAGGACGTCGCCGACATTGTCGATATAGAATATGTCATTGCCCAGCCCTCCGACCATGCGGTCGGCTCCAGTTCCGCCATCCAGAATATCGGCGCCGCTGCCGCCCGACAGAAGGTCGTTTCCGGCCCTGCCGTCCAGACGGTTAGCGAACCCGTTGCCGATGATTTCATCGCCTGCGTCCGAGCCGATGGCATTTTCGATCGCATCCAGCGTATCGGAGCCTGCCTCCGAACCGTAGGCGGTGCCGGTGCTAAGGTCGATCTTTACGCCGTGCGCACGGAAATTCTGATATGAAACCGTATCCACGCCAGTGTCGCCGTAAAGAATGTCGTCCCCGCTCCCGGCCTGTAGGAGATCATCCCCTTCGCCCCCATCCAGAATGTCGTTGCCGGCGCCGCCAATAAGACTGTCATTGCCCTTCTTGCCGACCAGCTCGTCAT is a window encoding:
- a CDS encoding calcium-binding protein; its protein translation is MATINGTSGNDTLTGTTGADVINGYAGDDIIDGGSGNDIIDAGSGADIVSGGAGDDLFKMSSISTGLPNATYDGGSGFDTLDYSNSASYIYWSFDTRTGLYNVWDVDFRRVEKLIGGSGQDIFNFYTISDGLTIYGGGGADDIHGGYGDDIIYGGTGDDDLSAGQGYNRIYGEAGDDYISATSGGGIIDGGSGNDTVEAYGTTDLNLGRADGYWGTHELSNIENIVFATVSQSVGIGNDVANRISISSIFETYSAAMFEGRGGDDFLQGGALADQLDGGEGNDELVGKKGNDSLIGGAGNDILDGGEGDDLLQAGSGDDILYGDTGVDTVSYQNFRAHGVKIDLSTGTAYGSEAGSDTLDAIENAIGSDAGDEIIGNGFANRLDGRAGNDLLSGGSGADILDGGTGADRMVGGLGNDIFYIDNVGDVLVEGANGGSDHAYTSASYSLSGIQVETLTLTGSQNINGTGNSLVQTINGNSGHNILSGLGGDDVLNGGDGNDTLIGGTGADRMVGGLGNDIFYVDNLGDVVVEGTNGGTDLVYATVSYSLSGIQAETLTLTGSQNINGTGDSLVQTINGNDGNNILSGLGGNDILNGGDGNDTLIGGTDTDRMVGGNGNDIFYVDNVGDIVVEGANGGTDLVYSTVSYSLSGIQVETLTLTGSQNINGTGNSLAQTINGNSGINTLSGLGGDDRLAGGLGADTLIGGTGSDQFLFASQLGATNIDRISDFTVGVDKILIDNSIFAGLIDGPLSASAFQTGSQAGDASDRIIYDNQTGALSFDMDGAGGGSAIQFATLTAQLNLSAADFLIV